A genomic segment from Oncorhynchus clarkii lewisi isolate Uvic-CL-2024 chromosome 12, UVic_Ocla_1.0, whole genome shotgun sequence encodes:
- the LOC139422198 gene encoding integrin beta-3-like → MGTFFDRNKYLWIFSGLLLASSEVLGSNICTSRGVSTCRQCLAIHPSCAWCFKEEFGQGGSSVSRCDLKQNLLDGGCTKEGLEFPFSTLSVQKDTPLSDKASGAADDVTQIRPQKLRLTLRPDDARRFTVTVKQVEDYPVDLYYLMDLSYSMKDDLARLRSLGNQLAAAMGRTTSNLRMGFGAFVDKPLSPYMYTYPEEAVSNPCHGIQTRCLPQFGYKHVLSLTKQVERFTEEVAKQQVSRNRDSPEGGFDAVIQAVVCKDKIGWRGDASHLLVFTTDATTHIALDGRLAGLVQPNDGQCHIDRDNNYDKSSTLDYPSLALITEKMSENNINLIFAVTNNVMPLYQNYSQLIPGTTVGTLSDDSGNVIQLILDAYERIRSKVELELLGVPEELALSFNATCLNGELIQGLKSCSGLKIGDTVSFSVEARLHGCPKEKNRTFTIKPVGFKDALEVTVHFACGCDCEATAQPESPLCNQGNGTYECGVCQCHPGRLGDRCECADGDYRPSDQGNCSPKAEDAICNGRGNCVCGQCSCHTSGFGKVWGKYCECDDFNCLRFKGEICSGHGKCDCGFCKCGSDWMGENCNCTTRTDTCMSSMGLLCSGRGQCVCGACECTQPGAYGATCDRCPTCPDACSIKKECVECKHFKRGRLFEEKSCAGICRDEIQKVEELVFYEKNAVNCTYKDENDCVEHFQYYEDASGKSILYVMEPDCPKGPDILVVLMAVAGAILFLGLAGLLIWKLLVTIHDRREFAKFEEERAKAKWDTANNPLYKGATTTFTNVTYRGNS, encoded by the exons ATGGGAACTTTTTTTGACCGAAATAAATACCTATGGATATTTTCTGGTTTATTGTTAGCTTCTTCTGAAGTTCTTG GCTCAAACATCTGCACATCTCGAGGGGTGAGCACCTGCAGACAGTGTTTGGCTATCCACCCTAGCTGTGCTTGGTGCTTTAAGGAA GAGTTTGGCCAAGGGGGCTCCAGTGTATCCCGTTGTGATCTGAAGCAGAACCTGTTGGATGGGGGGTGTACGAAGGAGGGGCTAGAGTTCCCCTTCAGTACCCTCAGCGTGCAGAAAGACACGCCCCTCAGTGACAAGGCGTCGGGGGCGGCTGACGACGTCACCCAGATCAGACCCCAGAAACTCCGCCTCACTCTGAGACCAG aTGATGCCAGGCGTTTCACAGTGACAGTGAAGCAGGTGGAGGACTACCCAGTTGACCTGTACTATCTGATGGACCTCTCCTACTCCATGAAGGACGATTTGGCCCGCCTGCGCTCCCTGGGCAACCAGCTGGCTGCAGCCATGGGCCGCACCACCAGCAACCTGCGTATGGGCTTTGGGGCCTTTGTGGACAAGCCCCTGTCCCCATATATGTACACCTACCCTGAGGAAGCCGTCAGTAACCCTTGCCATGG GATCCAGACACGGTGCCTGCCTCAGTTTGGCTACAAGCACGTGCTGTCTCTGACCAAGCAGGTGGAGCGCTTCACCGAGGAGGTGGCGAAGCAGCAGGTGTCTCGTAACAGAGACTCTCCAGAGGGAGGCTTCGACGCGGTCATACAGGCAGTGGTGTGCaag GACAAGATAGGCTGGCGTGGGGATGCCTCCCACCTGTTGGTGTTCACTACCGACGCTACGACACACATAGCCCTGGACGGCCGGCTGGCTGGTCTAGTGCAGCCCAATGATGGACAGTGTCACATCGACAGAGACAACAACTATGACAAGTCGTCAACCCTG GACTACCCCTCTCTGGCTCTGATCACAGAGAAGATGTCTGAGAACAACATCAACCTCATTTTCGCTGTGACCAACAATGTGATGCCCCTCTACCAG AACTACAGCCAGCTCATCCCTGGCACCACAGTTGGAACGCTGTCGGATGACTCTGGGAATGTGATCCAACTCATCCTGGATGCTTACGAG AGGATCCGTTCCAAGGTGGAGCTGGAGTTGCTGGGTGTTCCAGAGGAGCTGGCTCTGTCCTTCAATGCCACCTGCCTCAACGGAGAGCTCATCCAGGGACTCAAGTCCTGCTCCGGACTTAAGATCGGAGACACA GTGTCGTTCAGTGTGGAGGCCAGGTTACACGGCTGCCCTAAGGAGAAGAACCGTACCTTCACCATTAAACCTGTGGGCTTCAAGGACGCCCTGGAGGTTACGGTCCACTTCGCCTGCGGGTGTGACTGTGAGGCCACAGCCCAGCCCGAGAGCCCTCTCTGTAACCAGGGAAATGGGACCTACGAGTGTGGTGTGTGCCAGTGTCACCCGGGGCGCCTGGGAGACCGCTGTGAGTGTGCCGACGGGGACTACAGGCCTTCAGACCAGGGCAACTGCAGCCCCAAAGCTGAAGACGCCATCTGCAATGGGAGGGGCAACTGTGTGTGTGGCCAGTGCTCCTGCCACACTAGTGGCTTTGGAAAAGTGTGGGGCAAGTACTGCGAGTGTGACGACTTCAACTGCCTGCGCTTCAAAGGAGAGATCTGCTCAG GCCATGGGAAATGTGACTGTGGCTTCTGCAAGTGTGGCTCTGACTGGATGGGGGAGAACTGTAACTGCACAACCCGGACAGACACCTGCATGTCCAGCATGGGCCTGCTGTGCAGCGGCcggggccagtgtgtgtgtggggcctgTGAGTGCACCCAGCCAGGGGCCTACGGGGCCACTTGTGATAGGTGTCCAACCTGCCCTGATGCCTGCAGCATCAAGAA GGAATGTGTTGAATGTAAGCACTTCAAGAGAGGCCGTCTCTTTGAGGAGAAAAGCTGTGCCGGAATCTGCAGGGATGAAATTCAGAAGGTGGAAGAACTAG TCTTCTATGAGAAGAATGCTGTGAACTGCACCTATAAGGATGAGAATGACTGTGTAGAGCACTTCCAGTACTACGAGGATGCCAGTGGAAAGTCCATCCTATATGTCATGGAGCCTG acTGCCCTAAAGGGCCTGATATCCTGGTGGTTCTCATGGCGGTGGCGGGGGCCATCTTGTTTCTGGGTCTGGCTGGCCTGCTCATCTGGAAGCTGCTGGTCACCATTCATGATCGCCGAGAGTTCGCCAAGTTTGAGGAGGAGAGGGCTAAGGCCAAATGGGATACG GCTAACAACCCCTTGTACAAAGGAGCCACCACCACTTTCACCAATGTGACCTACCGTGGGAATTCTTGA
- the LOC139422199 gene encoding reprimo-like protein, with product MNGSFFDQAQGALFNRSQVLAGTLVNCCNGTDVATSDGGSLALPPDERKLFISRVVQIAVLCVLSLTVIFGIFFLGCNLMIKSESMINFMVKDRRPSKDIEAPVMIGLS from the coding sequence ATGAACGGCTCCTTCTTCGACCAAGCCCAGGGCGCACTATTCAACAGGAGCCAAGTCCTCGCCGGTACTCTGGTGAACTGCTGCAACGGGACGGACGTGGCAACCAGTGACGGCGGCTCGCTGGCGCTACCTCCGGACGAGCGGAAACTCTTTATCAGTCGCGTCGTACAGATCGCGGTCCTGTGCGTACTGTCGCTCACCGTCATTTTCGGCATATTTTTCCTCGGCTGCAACCTCATGATCAAATCGGAGAGTATGATTAACTTTATGGTGAAGGACCGGAGACCTTCCAAAGACATAGAGGCCCCGGTGATGATAGGACTCAGCTAG